One region of uncultured Methanolobus sp. genomic DNA includes:
- the nrdD gene encoding anaerobic ribonucleoside-triphosphate reductase — protein sequence MGTGSHGNIDRLDFINPTELIEDVLLDRSWLLKENSNTRLSPSVVDLHIASQVKKQYALEKLYSPESSRAHMEGLIHIHDLQNPFKPYCNGIDARIFLKDGLRFPDTTSLPAKRFQSALYHSMSFMLHSQQFFAGAQAIDMLNWMLAPYLHYDDITDEQLMQMIQGFMFQMNQSNRPGAQSAFTNIGLRITCPPIIADQKAIFTGKELDSTYEEFEDEARTIYRAIMEIAAEGDGEGGPFTFPLLTTAITKDLNLADPLWKLTMQATASTGAPYFLNLRADYLSDETVHAMCCRLFARHTGGIWNAGGMGNGSNKVVSINLPGVALRAEGQDDFFTELNRALEISRQTLIEGNEIIKKSLYEWKILPWLLKSTDDGIPYYEFEKRHLTFGVVGLNECLMNLTGEGILEKKKEGIEIIRYMADRIQEFAIDDNIEYTLEQTPAESTAHRFALLDKEQYGKKANVQGSDEVPYYTNSTHMPYKTETSLVNRIATEAEFHPYFTGGTICHIWMGESFPDPGGLSDFIDKITQTELAYFCFSPDFSICKNGHNSRGIQEKCPHCQAKIVDHISRVTGYYGHVNNWNPGKVMEYKERHRYRIQCRQKDK from the coding sequence ATGGGAACCGGGAGCCATGGGAACATTGACAGACTTGACTTCATAAACCCAACAGAACTCATTGAAGACGTCCTGCTGGATAGAAGCTGGCTGCTAAAGGAAAACTCCAACACACGCCTGAGTCCGTCTGTTGTAGACCTTCACATTGCATCCCAGGTTAAGAAACAATATGCTCTGGAGAAACTCTACTCCCCTGAAAGTTCCCGGGCACATATGGAAGGACTCATTCATATCCATGACCTGCAGAACCCTTTCAAACCTTATTGCAACGGGATTGATGCCAGAATTTTCCTGAAAGACGGGCTGAGATTTCCGGACACAACCAGTCTTCCTGCAAAACGTTTCCAGTCTGCACTCTATCATTCAATGTCCTTTATGCTGCATTCACAGCAGTTCTTCGCCGGAGCGCAGGCAATAGACATGCTGAACTGGATGCTTGCACCATACCTGCATTACGATGACATAACTGATGAACAACTCATGCAGATGATACAGGGGTTCATGTTCCAGATGAACCAGTCCAATCGTCCCGGAGCCCAGAGTGCTTTTACAAACATCGGACTGAGGATAACCTGCCCTCCGATCATTGCTGACCAGAAAGCAATTTTTACCGGAAAGGAACTTGATTCTACTTATGAGGAGTTTGAGGATGAAGCAAGGACTATCTACAGGGCAATAATGGAAATTGCCGCAGAGGGAGACGGAGAGGGCGGACCTTTTACTTTCCCATTACTGACAACTGCGATAACAAAAGACCTAAACCTTGCTGATCCTCTCTGGAAACTCACAATGCAGGCAACAGCCTCAACCGGAGCGCCATATTTCCTGAATCTGAGAGCCGACTACCTTTCTGATGAGACAGTACATGCAATGTGCTGCCGCCTCTTTGCCAGACATACAGGAGGTATATGGAATGCAGGAGGAATGGGTAACGGTTCCAATAAAGTTGTTTCAATAAATCTTCCTGGTGTTGCTCTTAGAGCCGAAGGACAGGATGACTTTTTCACAGAACTTAACAGGGCACTTGAAATAAGCAGACAGACACTTATTGAAGGTAATGAAATAATCAAAAAATCGCTCTATGAATGGAAAATACTGCCGTGGCTTCTGAAATCTACGGATGATGGAATACCTTATTATGAATTTGAGAAGAGGCACCTGACATTTGGCGTTGTGGGACTGAACGAGTGCCTCATGAACCTTACCGGTGAGGGAATCCTTGAGAAAAAGAAAGAAGGTATCGAAATTATACGCTATATGGCAGACAGGATACAGGAATTTGCCATTGATGATAATATCGAATACACTCTCGAACAGACACCCGCTGAGAGCACTGCCCATCGTTTTGCATTGCTGGATAAAGAGCAGTACGGAAAAAAAGCAAACGTGCAGGGAAGCGATGAAGTTCCATATTATACCAATTCCACCCATATGCCTTACAAAACTGAGACTTCACTTGTTAATCGAATAGCAACGGAAGCAGAGTTTCATCCATATTTTACAGGTGGCACAATCTGCCACATATGGATGGGAGAAAGTTTCCCCGACCCCGGGGGACTATCAGATTTCATTGATAAAATAACACAGACAGAGCTTGCATATTTCTGTTTCTCACCGGATTTTTCTATATGCAAAAATGGGCACAATTCCAGAGGAATACAGGAAAAATGTCCGCATTGTCAGGCAAAGATCGTAGACCACATATCCAGAGTTACTGGTTACTACGGCCATGTGAACAACTGGAATCCGGGGAAGGTCATGGAATACAAAGAACGCCACAGGTACAGGATACAGTGCAGGCAGAAAGATAAATAA